A stretch of the Theileria equi strain WA chromosome 1, complete sequence genome encodes the following:
- a CDS encoding ribosomal protein S9 family member protein (encoded by transcript BEWA_020710A), with amino-acid sequence MRYLLCLTILVANFLDSFSLCLDRSACAFISSNRCSFNLFLGAESSFCTSSRTFRGKARHNEPFLCAAPRNLPGRFSQGDDGGQEEDCGDLSGQLNEDYDEEDGYSQSEIEDSDAEDKPKKKRKVGKTIKDNYSEVYKKILNSPSRFSGPSYSQREYGEELPEGSKVLFDFLPYPRNYDFYGAARLSSGVQDYYDPDGSKEAQYEEDVKERAEGGDRFHGPFPKSAYYSIDGVDRPDKRIRTTLEAGDIDVDPEDMFDIMVNKNVDPPKIKPVMQKPSQDDENEADEFPETRLGPPDNVPMQNIDPGHFLFDDDGHIQHYLKYLNRYDYKTFSFHHKDPTRLEYYLNNDYIDRIEKPFPPPETSSERVRKYFMGMVPSLMDELVVKIKNDPNKHNVASPPLHNFIFLSKFKMPDYLTDDYDGRGDDKDYKKFASLEGLHNPSQSLTYPYSNKEPLRQRQLLSAYIDIVDSQDLGTLATRTKRFSKTKALRRAAFSDITKPPLAHPMEDSMDNDVEDVIDSSEYGNLVGWSDELDGVASGDSEMDNFSPDSGNIKKVLDKLYVKGRKKRGFAMVYLEPGIGHIIINNRDGYQYLHYNKFWIRNIMEPLTTLYLDRKFNIVAQVRGGGLSGQSVAIRHAVVKYIYTILAPKLKPFLRICDLVTPDIRRTERKKTNLRKARKKEKYSKR; translated from the exons ATGCGATATCTTTTGTGTTTGACCATTTTGGTTGCTAATTTTCTGGATTCCTTTTCTCTATGCCTTGATAGGTCTGCTTGTGCATTTATATCTAGCAATAGATGCTCTTTTAACCTATTCCTTGGCGCTGAATCGTCTTTTTGTACTTCTTCTCGGACATTCAG GGGCAAAGCTAGGCATAATGAGCCTTTTCTTTGCGCTGCTCCGAGGAATCTCCCCGGAAGGTTTTCTCAAGGTGACGATGGAGGCCAAGAGGAGGACTGCGGGGACCTTTCTGGACAATTAAACGAAGACtatgatgaagaagatggtTATTCTCAGTCAGAAATTGAGGATAGTGACGCAGAAGATAAGCcaaaaaagaagaggaaggtCGGTAAAACCATTAAAGACAACTACAGCGAGGTCTACAAAAAGATACTAAATAGTCCATCAAGGTTCAGTGGTCCTAGTTATTCGCAAAGAGAGTATGGAGAAGAGTTACCTGAAGGATCCAAGGTACTATTTGACTTTTTACCTTATCCGAGAAACTATGACTTTTATGGAGCTGCCAGACTTTCTTCTGGCGTCCAAGACTATTATGATCCTGACGGAAGTAAGGAGGCACAATATGAGGAAGATGTAAAAGAAAGAGCAGAGGGTGGAGATCGTTTTCACGGTCCCTTTCCAAAATCAGCCTACTATAGCATTGATGGTGTGGATAGGCCAGATAAGAGAATAAGGACTACTCTAGAAGCTGGCGATATTGATGTCGATCCAGAAGATATGTTTGATATTATGGTAAATAAGAACGTGGATCCACCAAAGATAAAACCAGTTATGCAAAAGCCTAGTcaggatgatgaaaatgaagctGATGAGTTCCCAGAGACAAGACTGGGACCTCCAGACAATGTGCCTATGCAAAATATTGATCCAGGCCACTTTCTGTTCGATGATGATGGACACATCCAACATTACCTAAAATACCTAAACCGCTACGACTATAAAACATTCAGTTTCCATCACAAGGATCCAACCAGATTGGAATATTACCTGAACAACGATTACATTGACAGGATTGAAAAGCCATTCCCACCACCTGAAACAAGCTCTGAAAGAGTGAGAAAGTATTTTATGGGTATGGTACCATCGCTTATGGACGAATTGGTTGTCAAGATTAAGAATGATCCGAACAAACACAACGTAGCCTCACCTCCCTTGCacaattttatttttctcTCAAAGTTTAAGATGCCAGATTACCTCACGGATGACTATGATGGCAGAGGTGATGATAAGGACTATAAAAAGTTTGCTAGTCTGGAAGGTCTACATAATCCATCGCAATCACTCACCTACCCATATTCTAACAAAGAGCCGCTCAGACAGAGACAACTTCTCTCAGCGTACATTGACATTGTAGATTCTCAGGATCTTGGCACACTGGCCACCCGCACCAAGAGGTTTTCTAAAACCAAAGCCCTTCGCAGAGCCGCATTTTCTGACATCACAAAGCCTCCCCTGGCACACCCTATGGAAGATTCTATGGACAATGATGTAGAAGACGTTATAGATAGTAGCGAATACGGTAATCTTGTTGGCTGGAGCGACGAACTTGATGGTGTAGCAAGCGGAGACTCAGAAATGGATAACTTTTCACCAGATTCTGGGAACATAAAAAAGGTTCTAGACAAACTATACGTAAAGGGTAGAAAGAAACGCGGATTTGCCATGGTCTACTTGGAGCCTGGTATTGGTCACATTATAATCAATAACAGGGATGGTTACCAGTACCTTCACTACAACAAATTCTGGATCCGGAATATCATGGAGCCTCTAACCACCCTGTACTTGGATAGGAAGTTCAACATTGTCGCACAAGTCAGGGGAGGTGGACTTTCCGGTCAGAGTGTAGCAATCAGACACGCGGTGGTAAAGTACAT
- a CDS encoding hypothetical protein (encoded by transcript BEWA_020720A), with amino-acid sequence MKDDTLILPNVPEKALDNADFFSKLFQNDINGLVGDLQPTDRQICKRRSSFGSEAFSPNKRRGRIVAFSNQDSADDQAGSQNDHSSAIENDQYESVRQYQDIAEGSATTQDECIRETQGRISHLTDVYTRQIMECIERSTCREQIHSELPVIISRLCHDLVGNSDEYTLNLGKRIDHLTHEKSALCNIIKSQYETISRLKDVEITALRSAQERQAYKAELARLREWVGGYPSQSNFSDHFRKPPDVC; translated from the coding sequence atgAAAGATGACACTCTGATTCTGCCAAACGTACCGGAAAAGGCGCTGGACAACGCCGActtcttctccaaactcTTTCAGAATGACATTAATGGGCTTGTTGGTGATCTACAACCCACAGATCGACAGATTTGCAAGAGGAGATCGAGTTTTGGCAGTGAAGCCTTCTCACCAAACAAGAGACGGGGACGCATAGTTGCATTTTCTAATCAAGATTCTGCAGACGACCAAGCAGGCTCCCAAAATGATCATTCGTCGGCTATCGAAAATGATCAATACGAGTCTGTGAGACAGTATCAGGACATTGCTGAGGGCTCCGCTACTACACAAGACGAGTGTATTAGGGAGACCCAGGGTCGCATATCGCACTTGACAGACGTGTATACACGGCAGATTATGGAATGTATAGAGAGATCAACGTGCAGAGAACAGATTCACTCGGAACTACCTGTAATTATTTCCAGACTCTGCCACGACCTGGTTGGCAACAGTGACGAATACACTCTCAATCTTGGTAAACGCATCGACCACTTAACACACGAAAAGTCGGCACTCTGTAACATTATCAAATCGCAATACGAAACCATCTCTAGACTCAAGGACGTTGAGATTACGGCATTAAGGTCTGCACAAGAGAGACAGGCATACAAGGCAGAATTGGCTCGATTGAGGGAATGGGTTGGCGGATACCCTTCCCAGAGCAATTTTAGCGATCACTTTAGAAAACCGCCGGATGTGTGCTAA